One window from the genome of Oryza glaberrima chromosome 3, OglaRS2, whole genome shotgun sequence encodes:
- the LOC127768098 gene encoding uncharacterized protein LOC127768098: protein MGNLISSGAAVGASGGGKVVMADGSVRALSEPVSVAELMMDHPRHFVVDARDLQQQQRRHKGKAGAPPPPGGKVAPLPADHVLGAGGVYVLLPATTRGKVSAEEARRALTASRSLERSRSMPGRLRRKLSSKKMTQEADNDGNASENHAAAAEAERREETAAAARPPPADGFEEHRPEFLSRELSSRGWKPSLITIEERVAPKKVSHWLF, encoded by the coding sequence ATGGGCAATCTGATCTCgtcgggcgcggcggtgggcgcgagcggcggagggAAGGTGGTGATGGCGGACGGGAGCGTGCGGGCGCTCAGCGAGCCGGTGTCGGTGGCGGAGCTGATGATGGACCACCCGCGCCACTTCGTCGTCGACGCGCGcgacctgcagcagcagcagcggcggcacaaGGGGAAAGCtggggctcctcctcctccaggggGCAAGgtcgcgccgctgccggccgACCACGTGCTGGGCGCCGGCGGGGTGTACGTCCTGCTGCCGGCCACCACCCGCGGCAAGGTGTCGGCCGAGGAGGCGCGCCGCGCGCTGACGGCGTCCCGGTCGCTCGAGCGGTCGCGGTCAATGCCGGGCCGGCTGAGGAGGAAGCTGTCGTCCAAGAAGATGACCCAGGAGGCTGACAACGACGGCAATGCGTCCGAgaaccacgcggcggcggcggaggcggagaggagggaggagacggcggcggcggcgaggccgccgccggcggacggGTTCGAGGAGCACCGGCCGGAGTTCCTGAGCAGGGAGCTGTCAAGCAGAGGGTGGAAGCCGAGCCTGATCACCATCGAGGAGCGCGTAGCGCCGAAGAAGGTGTCCCATTGGctcttctga